A region of the Megalops cyprinoides isolate fMegCyp1 chromosome 21, fMegCyp1.pri, whole genome shotgun sequence genome:
GCTCTCTGTCagcttttatttaatgaagGTATGATTCTCTTGTGTTCACAGAGAGGCCGAAGGTAGCATTCTCTACATCACTGGGAGGTAGCGGAAACGTAGGACCCTTCAATGCAGACACCACCCTGGTCTACACAATCATCTTCACAAACGTCGGCAATGCTTACAATCCAAAAACAGGTACTGTTAACTTCCACCTTCACAATGGTATAATGCATAACATATGCATACTAGATTTTACTGCTATACTTTAACCACTCCATTGTACAGCTTAAACATTAaagtttttgtgatttttttgtactgATTTTGTACTGATTCAGACAGAGGTagtgtgtgtacctgtatgtATAAAGGAGGACACAGGCTGAGCTCTACAGACTGCTCTGTAATTCAGTTTGCCTTGGATATGAATGTAAAACAATCTTCTGTTCCGCTGTCTGTCCTCTCCACTTTATTTCTATATTGTCTCTCAATCCTGTCTCTGTGATGCAGGGATCTTCACAGCACCAGTGAAAGGAGTGTACTACTTTCGATTTACCACTCACTCCTCAGGAGTAGGAGATTGTGTTGCAAGACTAATGAAGAATGGAGAACTCATTGTAACTGGACATGAAAATAGAAATGGAGAAGTCAACGAAACCACTGCTAATGGGGCTGCGATCCTGCTGGAAGCGGGAGAGCAGGTTTACATGCGTTTGGTTGCAAACACGTTCATTTTTGATGATCCACGTCATGCCAGCACCTTCAGCGGCTTCCTGTTGTTCCCTatgtgaggagaggagggtaTTACAGGCTGTAGTGATTGAACAACAAGAtgagttttaaaatcattatacTGCACTCTATAGAGTAGGACATCAACAATTATACTGCCCTCATAAATCACTAAACATAGTTGatgtcagaaatgttttgattgtgATTTTCTTTAGGAATTAGGGATTAGAATTTAGTAATTAGAATTGTTTCTAGAATTAAAATAACAGTTGTTGGGCTTCTGACTCAGGGTAATTACAGTGTAGAGATATACACAATCATATCTCTTCTCTGGCCTTTCCAGATGTTGATTGGGTTTGCTTACAACTTTCGATGAAATAAATTAAACGACTTTCTCAAGATTCCTGTACTcctattgtttttttcaatgATTAATATGATGATatactgtaacatttacagTGACCATTATAATAGTAAATATTAGAATACTGCACTCTATTGttgaaaaacatcacaaactTGGGTTTCAAAAACCTGATTTCTATCTTGTGCTGTTATAATTATTTCTATTCctattactattatcattgttgttctttttgttgGAGGGTGTCttgattttcataaaatttTCTCTCAAgttcacatttcacaaaactATCACCATTTTACATGATCACAGACAGGACGACCAGTACAAATTGTGAGTTAAGCAACAGAGTATCCGATTAAAGTAAGGTAACATACAGAGAATTTTGCAGGCAGGACCATCTGGCACCTCCGTCTGTACTAAAATGTAACGCATAGTCCAACAGCTGTGTATACGACAGCTTTGCACAAATTCCGACCTCTGTGTGAGCTACTGTCTTTAGAATGGGATAACGCAATGGGTTTTAAGCAGCAAGACACTTGTTTGCATGCCAGCtgttcaaataatttttttaaataatgaagagGACCCAGTTTTGTAGTCAATAGGACTTACACCtttatacacacagtatattatACACGTAGTAATTCTTGTGCACTTTCACACAGAGGCCACATCTCAAGTAGAGAGCAGCATGTTAAAAAGTTCAACTAAAGGATACACTAATAAATGTGCACAGAATTGAACAAATTTTGGATATTTAATGTGGTAATACGAGATAAAAGTTGAACATGTTTGGTTAGAGTTTAGTGGCCTTTACTGGTCTTTAAGTgcaattaatgtatttttaccTGGCTTCCCTGAAGTAGCACTGTGGTCAAGTCAAACAGGGAAGAGGAAAGACATGGTGGGTCAAAATGGCTTCACCAGATGGCGCCATATAAAACCACCTGACCTGTGAGACATCTGAAATAACCCAATCCTGAATTTATCTTCTTCATCCGTCCCCTATTTAAGATCTCCCACATAACACTGAACTGAATGCAGTTATcttgggaaagaaagaaagaaagaaagaacaccGATAGATTGAGGAAACATCACTTGTCACTTGGCTAGGGTGTGAATTATATTCATGTGTACTTCTCTACATCTGATTGGCACAGTGTTCTCATGCTGAAAGCAGGTTCACTTTTGTTGCCAGTGTTACTTGTCACCCTTTAGTCAATGACAATGTGGTTCTGTTATGTTCACAGAGAGACCAAATGTTGCATTCTCTGAACTACTCATGGATAAGCTGATAAGGCCTCTGTCCTTTGGTCCCTCAAGACCATCTCAAGTTTCagtatgataaataaaaaacattatggCTATAGATATTCCATAAATCTTATGAGCAGataattttgtattattattactattgctGTTGATCTTGAAAGAGGCATGGAAGATCTTAATTGACTTCACTGTTATTTTTGAGGTTTtgaaattttatgaaatttgaTTTCACTGGTTTGCAAATGGAGTTAACCACCACAGATTGTGAACACGCAGTTTTAAAAGTATACGTTTCAAGTTCATCAGATGAATTAATTAAACACCTGACATAACCTTTTAAAGCCCAAAGATTAGCATTCAGTGGGTTATCAATGCTGATAACAGGCCTTGTTTTTCAACAGTCAAGCTCCTCTAAAGTTCCAAAGTATCACCTTTAATAATATGGTCACCTTACCACAAATTGCAACAGTATAAAGTAGAGTAAATTATTAAGGAAAATAGCATACAGAGAATTATGCAGTCAGGACCATCCAGCACCGCTATACTCGCTGAAAACTTACACACAGACGCACTTCTGACTGAACTACATCCTCACGCATAATCCCACCTGTCTGCATTAGAAGTTTACACACAGTCCCACGTCAGATTGaatgcacatacaaacagaaacaaagattcacagacacacacacacctcagacacAATGCACATTCATGTGCACACGAGatcacatgctcacacaatctcatgtgcagacagacacacagacacacacacacacacacacacacacacacacacacattaagttgttctttgtttttgacTATCAAAAAATCAGAATTGAAATTATTGTGTTTACGTGGCCACATATAGGAATTTTATCTAATATAATATGTGACTGAAACAacacaggaaataaataaagagaaaattaTACAAGGAATTTTGCAGTCAAGACCGTCCCCCACCTCTGACTGAACTACAGTTTAACACACAGTCCCACCTCACTCTGATCGGCCCACTGCTTAGTACATAGGTTGCTAATAGTTTCCATTGTTCTGTGTTTGACTTCAATTAATTAGTGTGTGATTCGCTTGTCCAAAATCTAAATAATGGCTCCAATGGGGTCTCAATGCTGCTTAGTTGTGGGAGAGCAGGTCTGCAGCCATCTGTGGGCAAACGGGCACATCTGGGGTGATAGTTCTAATGGGGCCTCACTGTGGGGATATAACCACAGCATGTTCAGTAACTTCCTGTTGTTCCCCATGTGAGGAGAGGATATGACCAACAGCACTGGTGGAAATAAAAGATATGATTCTGTATTAACAGTTCCGGTTTTAACACCATTGTGTTGGGGAAGAACTTACAGAGTAATTATGCCCTTGTGCAAAGGTGATGAGTGTCaggaattttctgtttttgattgcCTTTGGAATAATCAGAGAGGGATGATAAACTATTAGGCCTCTGAGCAGTAAGAGTTCAGTTACCAGTTTCagaaaaaacaattgaaaatgtttttgggtTTAAGATATTCCTTTACATCTTATGTggaccttttttattttttattttattgttgttgttgactTGGAATAAACACTGAAGCTGTTAATGTATTGcataataaagtttgtttttaaatttcactggCTTAGGTATGCAAAGATGCAAAAGACACTCATATCTACCACACATTGTGAAATCAGCATTTAGAAGTATACTTTATCCGTTTTTCAGTATAAGGTCATAACTAAATCAGACCACAGAGAGAACATTGTAAAGGCCAAAGATCAATATTCAATGGGTAATAAAATCAGATAATGGGCCATGTTTTTCTACAATCGGTTTTCTCTAAAGTTCCAGGGTAACACCATTTCAAACATGGTCACATGGCCACAGATCGTGATTTTGTACAACATTAATTGTGAGAGAAACAACATCCAGCACCTCTATCTCTgctataacacatacacacacacacacacacacacacacacacacacacacacacacacacacgcacacacacacacgcacacacacacgcacgcacacacacgcacacacacatagtcataCTTTTGAGTGACTAAACCACTTCTGACTGAACTACAGCTTAACACCAAACCTCTAAAACTTTACAATGTTCCAGTAcctaaaaatgttacatgta
Encoded here:
- the LOC118769225 gene encoding complement C1q tumor necrosis factor-related protein 3-like; the protein is MKNFVVPLVLLCCLTATQTQKSDAGKESQAHPEFADKAGVEPTCQPDVHSVLKELRVVEARLKAAESQIEELTKADKERPKVAFSTSLGGSGNVGPFNADTTLVYTIIFTNVGNAYNPKTGIFTAPVKGVYYFRFTTHSSGVGDCVARLMKNGELIVTGHENRNGEVNETTANGAAILLEAGEQVYMRLVANTFIFDDPRHASTFSGFLLFPM